The Primulina huaijiensis isolate GDHJ02 chromosome 6, ASM1229523v2, whole genome shotgun sequence genomic sequence ATAATCTtaagaaataataatataaaaataagccAAGTTTCGAAGTGTTATTTCACCTTTTATGTTCCAAAAAAGGAATGAAAAATACTATGAAACTCAAGAACACCATCAGTAGCGAAAGCTGAGAGATGGGAATTTGCTTAATCCTCTTCCCCGATGAGCATCATCAACAAATTCAATCCACCAACGATAATAATTCCATTTCCAAGAAAAAAGCCATCAATTTCAATCTCTTTCCTCCATCCTTTTCGCTCCCATCATCCCTTAAAAGCACCAAGTCAGCGAATCTACTGTACAAAGCGCAGTATGCAATCTCCATCTGCGCTCTGCTTATGTTCACAATCCTCCTCCTTTTCATCATTTCCACCCTGCCTTCCACCACCACAACTACCGCCACACGGGACTACCACCAATCCAGAAGGCAGTTGAACGTGGTTTCTTCTTCGGGACGGAATTCATCAACGCACGCATTGCAGGGGATGGGCACTTTGTACAGAAGAGGCACGCGAGCTATGAACGACCTCATTGTCGCGCATGCAGTTGAGTCCCTCACTTCGCATGAGTTTCGATTGTTCCTCAGGTTGCTGCAAAGGTCTGGTACGACTTCCAAATCGGATCTACTGTTCGTTTTCCCATCAAAATCATCCGTTTTCGATCGCGCAATTCGAGAAGAAATCGACTACTTCATGAAACTTGTGGATCAGTACAATACTAATACCACGCTATCAAACAATTACAGCTCTTCTTTTTCGAGTTTTAAATCGACCCATTTCGTGAAAAAGATCGATAAATCGAAACATACAGGGGAGCCCATCTGGGGACGAAGAACCCGCAGCAATCTCAGCGAGGTGGACAGCGCTGAGTCCAGGCGACTGAGCTACGGGTCGGTTGTTGGCTTCGATGTGGAGGAGCTTGATCCGGAGAACTCGTTATCCGGGTTCTTGGATCACATTCCTATGAGCTTAAGAAGATGGGCTTGCTACCCGATGATACTCGGTCGTGTCAGAAGAAATTTCAAGCATGTCACATTAGTGGACATGAAAGAAGTGCTGTTGCTCGACGACCCATTCGACAAAATTCGAGGCACGGCTATGGATTCAGTTCTGGTAATCACGCAATCAAGCAACGAGAAGCACGGGAGAAGGAATTTAAACAAAGCCCAAAAACTGGTGACTCCAACAATCATCATCGGCGGAGACAGAGGAGTCCGGAGACTCTCCGACCTGATGTTGACGGAAATTGTGAGGACATCGATTCAAAAGAAGAGGAGAAACTCGGAGACCGAGTCGGCACTGTTCAATCAACTCGTTGTGAATCCTTTCGTCTTACAGAAGGTGAAGCTGATAGCGTCAACTGAGTCGATACCCGAGTCGATTTCCAAGGCAAATCATGGTATGGTGAAGCGTCGTGGCAACGCTAACGTGGatgttaattatattttaatgaagCTTATCTGTTCGTTTCAGGTAGAGTCCACGGTTTATAGCGATTGCTATACCTATGTGGACAcatgaacaccattcaagttttttttaataataattttatagaaTGTTGTAGAATCTTGTTCATAATACAGTTGAATAAACTGGCATagcccttttttttttaatgtttttctaTTCCTTTCTTAATTGTATAGAGATTTTTATGTGATTatgtaaaaaattaatgttgATTGAGCAATCgaaacataatataatatttaagttgttcgattttaaaaaatgaattttgttATGGAAAATAGAATCCATCATATTAATTGACGATTTCTTTGTTATGACTAAGAAGTTTAAGACATTTTGCAGTTTGTGTTGGCACTCAAACGAAAGAGAAAAtggaatttatataattaaaataactattTTCTCTTGAAATGGTTTAAGACATTTGGCAGTTCGTGTCTATGGCAAATTAATCgacaatataataattaatacatCCATATCTTATCTTTactcattattattattgaattttttgggcCAACGCATCCctcaaaatttatatgtaatatttattaaatacttggaaatgtcaaaaaaaaaaaaagataaatattgaTTGAGAGTGAGCAGTCATGTGTGAAATGTGAGGCAACGACGCCTATTGATCGAGCCCACGTATTTAAAGCCTTCTCACACTCGCTTTCGTAAAGGCCAACTGGCCGGATTGAATATGGATCATTTGCTTTTATTACtttcttttatatattattatttattttttaatcatgaaAATACCCTTCATTGACATATCAACGAGTAAATATTTacagtattattttttaaaatcaaagaaaacAGTGATATATTAACACACTGCCATCTTATATGAATTTCAAACTAATAATTACTCGATttaaatgcttttttttttaaaaaaaacccccTTGAATTCAATCACCATTATTCATGATGaataaattgtttaaaaataaaataaaaatttatgaatttgaaTTAAGTACATCATTCAACCAAATAGTTTCTCATTTAACAAGACATCTACAAGCCCcacaaaaattgaaattagagtATTCTCATATTGTGGGGGAGGAGACCTGTTCCATCATCCAATAATCGTTTTAGTGGACTTGATTCGGGTATCGATGGTATTGGATGACAAGATAACAAAATCCAACCCATGAGGGATTATANTCCTAATTAGTCCAACATTTGCAACGATTTTTCTATTTGATCATCTCATTTTTGTGCATTATTCGATACCTGAGATTGTTGGGTTAAACATGAATGAGCGAGAGCAGTACTGACATAGATGACCTCTTGAGAAATTCTCGTGCGTCAAACTGCTGACGTTCCACCGCTTGATGTGGTTGACTAGATGAACCGTAAAAGAGTTACGTCAGATCTTAATAGGATACTATTGTCTCTGTTATGACATGACCAATGCTAAAGAAATGGTCAGAATGATCTCTAAAAGATATGAGACAACAACAACAGATAGACACGCGCTTCCCCGAACTCAGGGGTCTAACAGCCCGAATCACTAGCACCTAAGTAGGTGCACTCCACGTTACCAcgagtataagaaaataaaattatgtctTAGTTAATAGCTATATCTGTTAGCATAGTGGTAAGTGCTTGATCCtaacatgaattatatatttttcgtatatgaaaatgttaagaataaaaaaatgcaaagggtatgtataaattttttaaaaaatatttaaacgaGGTTATATATGAAACTAATGTAACATTTGGATGGAGGATTTAAGTTGAAGGGaaagatttgatttgaaaaaaaaaattgaataatgaatttcaaatgaaaaatatgtaggtgtatttaaaatttatttagaaGATATTTAACTTGATCTAAAGcagatttgaattttttatatctACAGAATTTGAGAAATTAGAATATATCATTTCAAATTTACCCATTCAAAAACAATCAAAGTTTCATTACAAAAGATTGTataattataacaaaaaaaattaaaattaaaattgatggggattgtcacgccccgagaccaaTACGTGTGATACAAACATCATTTAACAATcacaaaaatcgtaaaataacaAGTCTTGTAGTAcaatataaaccaaaaccagactatttcataaataaattgtctTCACAACAAAAATTcccaaaactaaaataaaattttgaaagcgTGTTACAACTTGAAAAATCAGATAACGATACTAAAATTAAACTAAGTGCAAAAGTCTCGAGTTATTATTTATCACTAGCCTATAACATATATTTCTCATCCTCCTCTACTTGTTTTTCGTTCTTATATGAGAAAATAGAGTAAAGGTGAGAGCTTGAGGAAACACTCAACAAGCGGAGATGATCGGTGCACAATATATACAATTACATAACTTTCGAATATCAAGAATACCAAGACAAGGCATATGACAACAGATCACAAATGTATAACACTGatatttcatggtttactgatcagtcttcaATTCTTAGTCCTCTAAGGTGCAAGGCAACGATTTTCTTCCTAACGTATATGTGCCATGTAACGGTTTTATACTCATTATGTAGGTGGGTATATAACGGTTTCATACCCTTACCAGTTCTATACCCAGCGCATAGAGGTCATATAACGGTTTTATACTCATTGTGTAGGGATCATATAATGATTTTATACCTACCATATTGGTGTCATATAACGGTTTTATCGTGTACAAATTCTCAGTATTTAAAATAGAAGATTTGAAAATTAGAGGGGCTTTACATCATTTCTCTTTATTGGAAGTTACTTCTCCAAATTTGAG encodes the following:
- the LOC140978693 gene encoding uncharacterized protein, with the protein product MGICLILFPDEHHQQIQSTNDNNSISKKKAINFNLFPPSFSLPSSLKSTKSANLLYKAQYAISICALLMFTILLLFIISTLPSTTTTTATRDYHQSRRQLNVVSSSGRNSSTHALQGMGTLYRRGTRAMNDLIVAHAVESLTSHEFRLFLRLLQRSGTTSKSDLLFVFPSKSSVFDRAIREEIDYFMKLVDQYNTNTTLSNNYSSSFSSFKSTHFVKKIDKSKHTGEPIWGRRTRSNLSEVDSAESRRLSYGSVVGFDVEELDPENSLSGFLDHIPMSLRRWACYPMILGRVRRNFKHVTLVDMKEVLLLDDPFDKIRGTAMDSVLVITQSSNEKHGRRNLNKAQKLVTPTIIIGGDRGVRRLSDLMLTEIVRTSIQKKRRNSETESALFNQLVVNPFVLQKVKLIASTESIPESISKANHGMVKRRGNANVDVNYILMKLICSFQVESTVYSDCYTYVDT